One Candidatus Paceibacterota bacterium genomic window carries:
- a CDS encoding rod shape-determining protein, giving the protein MALFTRKLGIDLGTANTLVYVPGKGIVLNEPSVVAVSQEDNKILAVGNEAKIMIGRTPDNVIAYRPMKDGVIADYRVTEAMLRYYISKALGKWTFFKPEVLVSVPAGVTSTERRAVVEAAVRAGAKHAYVVKEPILSAIGAGIPIHEAAGHMIVDIGGGTTDVAVISLGGIVASTSVKCAGNRVDAAITDYIKKTFNLAVGDKTAEDIKIKIGSAVPLDEESSITIKGRDYVSGLPRSVEIKTNEITKAINQELKEMINAIKDVLQETPPELSSDIIDRGIIMTGGSSQLRNLPELVYRRTGVKCALADEAMLCVVKGTGIALEHLEMYKRTIAAKR; this is encoded by the coding sequence ATGGCACTATTCACTCGAAAACTTGGTATCGATCTTGGAACAGCAAATACGCTCGTATACGTACCTGGTAAGGGTATCGTGCTCAACGAGCCGTCGGTTGTCGCCGTCTCGCAGGAAGACAATAAGATCTTGGCGGTCGGCAACGAGGCGAAGATCATGATCGGCCGCACACCGGATAACGTGATCGCGTATCGGCCCATGAAGGACGGTGTGATCGCTGACTATCGAGTGACTGAGGCAATGCTTCGCTATTACATAAGCAAAGCCCTCGGTAAATGGACATTCTTTAAACCTGAGGTGCTTGTGTCGGTGCCTGCGGGCGTCACCTCAACCGAGCGCCGGGCCGTCGTTGAGGCGGCGGTTCGTGCAGGTGCTAAGCACGCATACGTGGTCAAAGAGCCGATCCTTAGCGCTATCGGGGCCGGGATTCCTATTCACGAAGCGGCCGGACACATGATCGTTGACATTGGTGGCGGTACGACCGATGTTGCGGTCATCTCGCTGGGCGGTATTGTTGCTTCTACATCTGTGAAGTGTGCAGGAAATCGTGTAGACGCGGCGATAACTGATTACATTAAAAAAACGTTCAATCTCGCGGTTGGTGATAAAACAGCTGAGGATATTAAGATCAAGATCGGTTCAGCTGTGCCGCTCGATGAAGAGAGTTCGATCACGATCAAAGGTCGTGACTATGTTTCCGGTCTGCCACGCTCGGTCGAGATCAAGACGAACGAGATCACCAAGGCGATCAATCAGGAACTCAAGGAGATGATAAACGCTATCAAAGATGTGCTCCAGGAAACTCCACCGGAGTTGTCTTCTGACATTATTGACCGGGGGATCATCATGACGGGCGGGTCATCTCAGCTTCGTAATCTACCGGAGTTGGTGTATAGAAGAACCGGTGTAAAATGTGCACTCGCTGATGAGGCGATGCTGTGTGTGGTTAAAGGGACCGGTATTGCACTGGAACATCTAGAGATGTACAAGAGAACGATCGCTGCTAAAAGATAA
- a CDS encoding UDP-N-acetylglucosamine 1-carboxyvinyltransferase, translated as MTSQSQEFLTHLGSLIHQLREERGITQKTFATKLGTAQSAIARIEAGQQNISTEMLSRISAVLERDLVNLSEGSLSIQINGGKKLSGTIPVKTSKNAAVALLAASLLNKSTTTLKRVPKIEEVHRLIEVLKSIGVSVVWNNGDLTITPPEKLSLSDIDAVAAGRTRSIILFIGALLHRSKRFRIPQAAGCKLGARTIKPHLYALEELGVSITTKHDNYTIEHKGLSSGRIVLYESGDTVTENVLMAAALTPGTTTIRYASANYQVQDLCYFLETLGVKIEGIGTTTLVVHGIKEINTPVEYHLSEDPIEAMFFIAAAAVTRSAIKIERCPIDFLELELLTLEKMGFKYTASKRYKAANGKTDLVDIKTRPSRLIAPSEKIHPRPYPGLNIDNLPFFAVIATQAEGQTFIHDWVFENRAIYYKELDKLGADTILGDQHRFYVTGPTKLKAQEIVCPPALRPAAIILIAMLAAEGTSTLRNIYSINRGYEDLVKRLNSLGADIHLLRSV; from the coding sequence ATGACATCCCAATCTCAAGAATTTCTTACCCACCTCGGCTCTCTGATCCACCAGCTTCGTGAAGAGCGTGGGATCACTCAAAAAACCTTTGCTACTAAACTCGGTACGGCCCAAAGCGCAATTGCTCGCATTGAAGCCGGCCAGCAGAACATCTCAACTGAAATGCTTTCTCGCATTAGCGCCGTACTTGAGCGAGACTTGGTCAACCTCTCCGAGGGTTCTTTAAGTATCCAGATCAACGGAGGCAAGAAATTAAGCGGCACTATCCCTGTCAAAACCTCCAAGAATGCCGCCGTTGCCCTACTAGCGGCCTCCCTTTTGAATAAAAGCACCACCACTCTCAAAAGGGTTCCGAAGATCGAGGAGGTTCACCGACTCATTGAAGTGCTTAAAAGTATCGGTGTGAGTGTGGTCTGGAATAACGGCGATCTTACCATCACACCCCCCGAAAAACTCTCCCTGTCTGATATTGACGCAGTTGCTGCCGGGCGCACGCGCAGCATTATTCTCTTTATCGGCGCTCTCCTTCATCGGAGCAAACGTTTTCGTATCCCTCAGGCGGCCGGGTGCAAACTTGGCGCGCGCACGATCAAACCACACCTCTACGCTCTCGAAGAACTCGGTGTATCTATCACGACCAAACATGATAACTACACGATCGAACATAAAGGGCTCTCAAGCGGACGTATCGTGTTATATGAATCCGGTGACACAGTCACAGAGAACGTCCTCATGGCTGCTGCTCTAACGCCCGGCACGACCACAATTCGCTACGCTTCTGCTAATTACCAGGTCCAGGATCTTTGCTACTTTCTTGAGACGCTTGGTGTAAAGATCGAGGGTATTGGCACCACAACTCTTGTGGTTCATGGCATAAAGGAGATCAACACACCGGTCGAATATCACCTTTCTGAAGATCCAATCGAAGCAATGTTCTTTATTGCGGCAGCCGCGGTCACCCGCTCCGCGATCAAGATAGAACGATGTCCGATCGATTTTCTCGAGCTTGAATTACTCACACTCGAAAAGATGGGCTTCAAGTATACCGCAAGCAAGCGCTACAAAGCCGCCAACGGCAAGACAGACCTCGTTGATATTAAAACACGGCCTTCTCGACTGATAGCGCCGAGCGAAAAGATCCACCCACGCCCATACCCGGGGCTCAATATTGACAACCTTCCATTTTTTGCAGTTATTGCCACGCAGGCCGAAGGTCAGACGTTTATTCACGACTGGGTGTTCGAGAACAGAGCGATCTATTACAAAGAGCTCGACAAACTCGGTGCTGACACGATCCTCGGCGACCAGCATCGCTTCTATGTGACCGGACCGACCAAGTTAAAGGCCCAAGAGATCGTCTGCCCCCCTGCCCTACGACCCGCGGCCATCATCTTAATCGCCATGCTTGCAGCTGAAGGAACATCAACGCTACGTAACATCTACAGCATCAACCGCGGATACGAAGACCTTGTAAAGCGTTTGAACAGCCTCGGTGCTGACATTCACTTATTGCGGTCGGTGTAA
- the def gene encoding peptide deformylase — protein MPISKIVQEGEGTILRKRAKDIKESEIGSETLSNIIQKMKDVLALQDDGVAIAAPQIGESLRVFVVSGKVYDQLERSDQPELDRIDESRKKRSPDKTFINPEIIKTSKETLPLDEGCLSVRHYYGQVLRHSKVTVRALDEEGNAFTEGRSGLLAQIFQHETDHLNGVLFIDKAKKVDYRAPKEKNETK, from the coding sequence ATGCCTATATCAAAGATCGTTCAGGAAGGGGAAGGCACTATACTGCGCAAACGAGCCAAGGACATTAAAGAATCCGAGATCGGCTCTGAGACTCTTTCGAATATCATCCAAAAAATGAAAGACGTTCTCGCCCTCCAAGACGACGGGGTGGCAATAGCAGCGCCACAGATCGGCGAATCACTGAGAGTATTCGTGGTATCCGGTAAAGTCTATGATCAACTTGAGAGATCTGATCAACCAGAACTCGACAGAATCGATGAGTCCCGCAAAAAAAGAAGCCCCGACAAAACATTTATTAATCCCGAGATCATTAAAACCTCAAAGGAAACCCTTCCTCTTGACGAAGGATGCCTGTCGGTTCGTCACTACTACGGGCAAGTACTTCGCCACAGTAAAGTTACTGTCAGAGCACTCGATGAAGAGGGCAACGCATTCACAGAAGGGCGTTCCGGTCTTCTCGCGCAGATCTTTCAGCACGAGACCGATCATCTCAACGGTGTTCTATTTATAGATAAAGCAAAGAAAGTTGATTATCGAGCGCCGAAGGAGAAAAATGAAACAAAATAA
- the priA gene encoding primosomal protein N', which translates to MYIIDVIPIAKGMGKDHLSYFTSQEVLPGKLVTVPVRKRTLSALVVNCESAQKRKTELKSSGFALKKIAKLHKTSFLDEGLITAARDTATYFATTPGRVLQTIIPSAILNDLSSIKKPKNSTRNTKKNLEQTKTTHEKFLLQTQPSERLAHYKSLIREDFAKDQSVFFCLPTIEDINKAKATLEKGIDTYTYVLHSNLSKNKLQEIWNEITQQNHPVLIIATPLFLSIPRNDLGTIIVEREASQSYKQQSAPFLDMRTYAEFLSRARGVRFVLGDTLLRVETLKRYHDLEFTEYMPLKYRSLTSAQTSLVDMRESVANENDEFPIISPELKELLSNALEKSELTFLFASRRGLAPITVCGDCGALVRCKYCETPVVLHEISENTEHNVFQCHKCGTTRSAHETCKSCGSWRLNALGVGVERVIESITKSFPDVTIFRIDKDNTRTHKQALSVIEKFYQTPGSVLIGTEMGILYLSEEIENIGVVSLDSLFSVPDFRINEKIINILITLRLLAQKQFLVQSRNAEQPILQHGLSGNLIDFYRQEVTVRKQFSYPPFTVLVKITRRGTQDKVEADMKWLQDTVGSDRITMYAGSPPIVKGKFVMNALIKVPREQWVDEPLLTLLNSLPPQFIIQIDPQNIL; encoded by the coding sequence ATGTATATCATTGACGTTATCCCCATAGCAAAAGGAATGGGCAAAGATCATTTGTCATATTTTACCTCACAAGAGGTCCTGCCGGGCAAACTGGTCACCGTACCCGTACGCAAACGCACGCTTTCCGCGCTTGTCGTGAACTGTGAAAGCGCACAGAAGCGCAAGACCGAATTGAAATCCTCCGGCTTTGCACTCAAGAAGATAGCCAAGCTTCACAAGACATCCTTTTTAGACGAAGGACTGATCACCGCTGCTCGAGATACAGCAACATATTTTGCCACAACGCCCGGCCGAGTACTTCAGACGATCATTCCAAGCGCGATCCTAAACGATCTATCTTCGATAAAAAAACCCAAGAATTCAACACGGAATACGAAAAAGAACCTTGAGCAGACGAAAACAACGCACGAAAAGTTCCTGCTCCAAACACAGCCAAGTGAACGCCTGGCACACTACAAAAGCCTGATCCGAGAAGACTTCGCCAAGGATCAGTCTGTTTTTTTCTGTCTCCCGACGATCGAAGATATCAACAAAGCAAAAGCAACCTTAGAGAAAGGTATCGATACCTACACTTATGTTTTGCACAGCAACTTAAGTAAAAACAAACTCCAAGAGATCTGGAATGAGATCACGCAACAGAACCATCCGGTACTGATCATTGCCACACCGCTTTTCCTATCGATCCCCCGAAATGATCTCGGCACGATCATAGTCGAACGTGAAGCTTCCCAAAGTTATAAGCAACAGTCCGCGCCATTTCTTGATATGCGCACTTACGCTGAGTTCTTATCACGCGCACGCGGTGTTCGTTTTGTTCTCGGCGATACACTTCTTCGAGTTGAGACACTCAAACGATACCATGACCTTGAGTTTACTGAATACATGCCGCTCAAATACCGATCACTGACCTCTGCACAAACATCACTAGTAGATATGCGCGAAAGCGTCGCTAACGAGAATGATGAATTCCCGATCATCAGCCCGGAACTCAAGGAACTTCTTTCAAACGCTCTCGAGAAAAGTGAATTAACCTTCTTGTTTGCAAGTCGCCGGGGACTTGCTCCAATAACTGTCTGCGGAGACTGTGGTGCCCTGGTTCGTTGTAAGTACTGCGAGACTCCTGTTGTGCTTCACGAAATAAGTGAGAATACTGAACACAATGTATTTCAATGTCACAAATGTGGCACAACTCGCTCGGCCCATGAAACCTGTAAAAGCTGTGGTAGTTGGCGACTCAACGCTCTCGGTGTCGGCGTCGAAAGAGTTATTGAATCGATCACAAAGTCATTTCCTGATGTCACCATCTTTCGAATAGACAAAGACAACACACGCACCCATAAACAGGCCCTCAGCGTCATTGAAAAATTTTACCAAACACCCGGCAGCGTCCTGATCGGCACTGAAATGGGTATCCTCTATCTTTCTGAGGAGATCGAGAATATTGGCGTTGTCTCCCTCGACAGCCTGTTTTCGGTACCTGACTTTCGCATTAACGAAAAGATCATCAATATTCTCATTACGCTTCGCCTTCTCGCGCAGAAACAGTTTCTGGTCCAAAGCCGAAACGCTGAACAACCTATTCTTCAGCACGGTCTTTCCGGAAACCTGATCGACTTTTATCGACAAGAGGTGACGGTCCGCAAACAATTTTCCTATCCACCTTTCACTGTTCTTGTTAAGATCACTCGTCGTGGAACCCAAGACAAGGTTGAAGCAGATATGAAGTGGCTTCAAGATACGGTTGGATCTGATCGCATAACCATGTATGCCGGATCCCCACCGATCGTAAAAGGAAAATTTGTAATGAACGCTCTTATTAAAGTTCCACGTGAGCAGTGGGTGGACGAACCCCTCCTTACGTTACTTAATTCCCTTCCACCTCAATTCATTATTCAGATCGATCCGCAAAATATTCTTTGA
- the rseP gene encoding RIP metalloprotease RseP, translated as MTILYFIIILALLILVHEFGHFIVAKASGIRVDEFGLGLPPRVLRLFKIGETEYTLNLLPIGGFVKIFGENYDDADDPGAQSSPRSFVSKPRYKQALVLVAGVTFNMIFAWLLISVGFMIGQPTPVEYDALGTVTDPELMVITVAPDSPAELAGLRSGDVIVGLSSGETQLEAPLLPGDVSAFIQSNPDSELAFSIERGDQLLTESIEPAEGVIEDGQAVGITMSMMGTLRLAPHQALWQGYLVTGELTKSIAIGISVFVFDAFTGAADYSQVAGPVGIVGLVGDASVLGFVYLLQFTALISINLAIINLLPFPALDGGRLVMVAIEAVKRSPINPKVANGLNLVGFALLILLMIAVTYNDILNLL; from the coding sequence ATGACCATACTCTATTTTATAATCATACTGGCACTTTTGATCTTAGTGCACGAATTTGGGCACTTCATTGTTGCAAAAGCATCCGGTATTCGAGTTGATGAATTCGGACTCGGGCTTCCGCCTCGAGTTCTTCGTTTATTTAAGATCGGAGAGACTGAATACACACTTAATCTCTTGCCGATAGGTGGGTTTGTAAAGATATTCGGAGAAAACTACGACGACGCGGATGACCCCGGAGCGCAGAGTAGCCCGCGTAGTTTTGTCAGCAAGCCGCGGTACAAGCAGGCGCTCGTGTTAGTTGCGGGCGTCACCTTTAATATGATCTTTGCTTGGCTTTTAATATCAGTTGGTTTTATGATCGGTCAGCCAACGCCGGTGGAGTATGACGCGCTTGGCACCGTAACCGATCCTGAGCTCATGGTTATAACAGTCGCGCCGGATTCTCCGGCAGAGTTGGCGGGTTTACGGTCCGGTGATGTCATTGTCGGACTTTCTTCAGGCGAAACTCAATTGGAAGCACCGTTGTTACCCGGGGACGTAAGTGCTTTCATTCAATCGAATCCGGATAGTGAACTTGCTTTTTCGATAGAACGGGGAGATCAGCTTTTGACCGAGAGTATTGAACCTGCAGAAGGTGTCATTGAGGATGGTCAAGCGGTCGGTATTACCATGAGTATGATGGGAACGTTGCGACTTGCACCGCACCAGGCACTCTGGCAGGGGTATTTGGTCACGGGTGAGCTTACGAAGTCTATAGCGATCGGTATTTCAGTATTTGTTTTTGATGCATTCACCGGTGCGGCTGACTACTCTCAGGTCGCCGGCCCTGTGGGTATTGTCGGGCTCGTTGGTGACGCTTCCGTGCTTGGGTTCGTCTACCTTCTTCAGTTTACGGCGCTTATCTCGATAAACCTGGCGATCATTAACTTGCTGCCGTTTCCGGCGCTCGATGGCGGTCGGTTAGTAATGGTGGCTATCGAGGCGGTTAAGCGCTCACCGATAAATCCAAAAGTAGCCAATGGGCTTAATTTGGTTGGTTTTGCGCTACTCATTCTCCTGATGATCGCGGTGACGTATAATGATATTCTGAATCTTTTGTAA
- a CDS encoding aminoacyl--tRNA ligase-related protein produces the protein MRQSELFTKTRKEAPKDETAKNAKLLIRSGFIHKEMAGAYAYLPLGYRVLQRICGIIRDEMNGIGGQELHLTSLQDKRVWEKTGRWSDEVIDNWFKTTLSAGGEVGLATTHEEPLTNLMTEFIHSYKDLPAYVYQFQTKFRNEKRAKSGIMRGREFLMKDLYSFSRSQEEHSAFYEEAKNAYIRIFDRAGIGERTFFTSASGGSFSPYSHEFQTLTDAGEDTIYLDRTRKIAVNDEIYSEDVLKDLGLLKDDLEKVTAVEVGNIFSLGTKFSDAFGLTYIDETNEKRPVIMGSYGIGPGRLMGAIVEVLGGKNEMIWPKEVAPFDLHLIQLSDDEQTKSEAEALYQKLTQLGVEVLWDDRAVSAGAKFADADLIGIPSRAVVSTKAREAGGVEFTDRIEDSVEVVASEVIINRYVTE, from the coding sequence ATGCGACAGAGCGAACTATTCACAAAAACAAGAAAAGAGGCACCAAAAGACGAAACGGCGAAGAATGCTAAGCTGCTTATCAGAAGCGGGTTTATTCACAAGGAGATGGCCGGTGCTTACGCGTATCTCCCCCTAGGGTACCGGGTACTGCAACGGATCTGTGGCATTATCCGTGACGAGATGAACGGCATCGGTGGCCAGGAACTCCATTTAACATCGCTTCAGGACAAGCGAGTTTGGGAGAAGACCGGGCGCTGGAGCGATGAGGTGATCGATAACTGGTTTAAAACAACATTGAGTGCTGGAGGCGAGGTGGGATTGGCGACGACTCACGAAGAGCCGTTGACGAACCTAATGACCGAATTCATTCATTCATATAAAGATCTGCCGGCATACGTATATCAGTTTCAAACGAAATTTCGAAATGAGAAGCGTGCGAAAAGCGGTATAATGCGCGGACGTGAGTTTTTAATGAAGGATCTGTACTCTTTCTCACGGTCGCAAGAAGAGCATAGTGCTTTTTACGAAGAAGCTAAGAATGCATATATTCGCATTTTTGATCGAGCCGGTATTGGGGAGCGGACGTTCTTTACGTCTGCTTCCGGAGGTAGTTTTAGCCCGTACTCTCATGAGTTTCAAACACTCACGGACGCCGGTGAAGATACGATCTACCTAGATCGTACTCGAAAGATAGCCGTAAACGATGAGATCTACTCAGAAGATGTTTTGAAAGACCTCGGTCTTTTAAAGGATGATCTCGAGAAAGTAACAGCAGTTGAGGTGGGTAATATATTTAGTCTTGGAACAAAATTCTCGGATGCGTTCGGTCTTACCTATATCGATGAAACGAACGAAAAGAGACCGGTTATTATGGGTTCATACGGTATCGGACCAGGGCGACTTATGGGGGCTATCGTTGAAGTACTTGGAGGCAAAAATGAAATGATCTGGCCGAAGGAGGTGGCGCCGTTTGATCTGCATCTTATCCAGCTTAGCGATGACGAGCAAACGAAGAGCGAAGCTGAAGCGCTATATCAAAAACTGACTCAGTTAGGCGTGGAAGTACTGTGGGATGATCGGGCGGTGTCGGCCGGTGCAAAATTTGCTGATGCTGATCTCATCGGTATTCCGTCCCGCGCCGTGGTGAGCACAAAAGCACGCGAGGCAGGAGGGGTAGAGTTTACGGATCGCATCGAAGACAGCGTTGAAGTGGTTGCATCCGAGGTGATTATAAATCGATACGTTACTGAATAG
- the frr gene encoding ribosome recycling factor: MNYDFSDFKKQLQDAEDWLSSEFKGIRTGRAAPAVLDSVKVEVYGSQMPINQVATVTTEDAKTIRIVPWDKSVSSAIESAIENANVGLSVNVDDQGLRVTFPELTSERREQLLKLSKQKLEEARVSVRTARDEVWDDIQNQQKDGDISEDDKYRLKEQMEDLVKKTNKGLEEMEERKKKEITE, translated from the coding sequence ATGAATTACGATTTTAGTGATTTTAAAAAACAGCTTCAAGACGCAGAGGACTGGCTAAGTAGCGAGTTCAAAGGTATCCGTACTGGACGCGCGGCACCCGCCGTGCTCGATTCAGTAAAAGTGGAGGTGTACGGCTCACAGATGCCGATCAACCAGGTTGCAACGGTAACAACCGAAGATGCGAAGACGATCCGGATCGTACCGTGGGACAAGAGTGTTTCAAGCGCTATTGAGAGCGCGATCGAAAATGCAAACGTTGGTCTGTCGGTCAATGTGGATGATCAGGGTTTGCGTGTGACGTTTCCTGAATTAACGAGTGAGCGAAGAGAGCAGCTTTTAAAGCTTTCAAAACAAAAGCTTGAAGAGGCTCGGGTTTCGGTGCGTACTGCTCGAGATGAGGTTTGGGACGATATCCAGAATCAACAGAAAGATGGTGATATTAGCGAAGATGATAAGTATCGTCTGAAAGAACAGATGGAAGATCTGGTAAAGAAAACCAACAAGGGCCTTGAAGAAATGGAGGAACGAAAGAAAAAAGAAATTACTGAGTAA
- the fmt gene encoding methionyl-tRNA formyltransferase, whose product MNTNIKMVFFGTDDFSILVLEELARRDILPDLVVTAPDTPQGRQLKVLPPSVKVWALAHNIPFLQPYSLNEAFGNELKRQEWDVFLVASYGKIIPKEILDIPTNGSLNIHPSLLPKLRGASPIQSAILTEEETGVTLMLMDEKMDHGPIIAQKKVSIDSWPPKANILEAILAREGGALFADNLHPWIKGEKKSEEQDHSQATFTKKITKDQAELDLSDDPEKNFRKIQAFHEWPRAYFFTTKDNKQFRVIVTDAKLQNDQLVIKRVIPEGKKEMDFESFERGYRE is encoded by the coding sequence ATGAATACAAACATAAAAATGGTTTTTTTCGGCACCGACGATTTTTCAATACTTGTTCTCGAAGAACTAGCTCGTCGCGATATCCTTCCTGACCTTGTTGTCACCGCGCCGGACACACCACAAGGTCGACAGCTCAAGGTTCTGCCACCCTCGGTAAAGGTCTGGGCACTCGCTCACAACATACCGTTCCTTCAACCGTACTCACTAAACGAGGCATTCGGCAACGAACTCAAACGTCAGGAATGGGATGTTTTCCTGGTAGCTTCATACGGCAAAATAATACCCAAGGAGATACTGGATATTCCAACCAATGGATCATTAAATATTCACCCTTCCCTGCTTCCGAAGCTTCGCGGGGCTTCACCGATCCAGAGTGCTATTCTTACTGAAGAAGAAACCGGAGTAACACTCATGCTTATGGACGAAAAAATGGATCACGGCCCCATAATTGCTCAGAAAAAAGTTTCTATCGACAGCTGGCCACCTAAGGCAAATATCCTAGAAGCCATTCTTGCGCGTGAAGGAGGTGCGCTATTTGCTGATAATCTTCATCCGTGGATCAAAGGAGAGAAAAAGTCAGAAGAACAAGACCACTCACAAGCCACGTTCACTAAAAAAATAACAAAAGACCAAGCCGAGCTTGATCTATCAGACGATCCTGAGAAAAACTTTCGCAAGATCCAGGCGTTTCATGAATGGCCACGTGCGTACTTTTTTACGACCAAAGACAACAAGCAGTTTCGGGTGATCGTTACCGATGCAAAACTTCAGAACGACCAACTGGTCATTAAACGAGTTATCCCTGAGGGCAAGAAAGAAATGGATTTTGAATCGTTCGAACGAGGATATCGAGAATAA